One genomic region from Rosa rugosa chromosome 1, drRosRugo1.1, whole genome shotgun sequence encodes:
- the LOC133724128 gene encoding cyclin-dependent kinase C-1-like, with product MTTAAFGQINTEELPTWGSRSADCFEKIKQIGAGMYGQVFKAREIRTGEIVALKRIRMDNEKEGFPITAIREIKLLKKLHHENIIKLKEIVTSAGPEKNDQENQDSKKLEGGIYMVFEYMDHDLTGLADRPGVRFSIPQIKCYMKQLLTGLHYCHVNQVLHRDMKGSNLLLDNEGKLKLADFGLAKSFATNHDGQLTNRVITLWYRPPELLLGATKYGPAVDMWSVGCIFAELLNGSPILQGRTEPDQLNKIFELCGSPDENNWPGVSKYYFYNNFKPPRPLKRRVRERFRRFDCHALDLLDHLLTLDPNQRWSAKQALDAEYFWVDPLPCDPKSLPKYESSHEFETKKRKQEQRQLEEQNKRPRLQHGRLPPYQHTEPHQMKDTQPSFSAGPSHHPYGKHPAPSGGPSMYPPRNQSGAYNPSRGGHVGGYSGEPYPPQGRAPQYNGSSMPASGPRGPPGGYGVGPPNYSQTSQYGGPAPGRGLNNRSQQYGRQ from the exons ATGACCACGGCGGCATTTGGGCAGATCAACACCGAAGAGCTCCCCACCTGGGGCTCTCGCAGCGCCGATTGCTTCGAGAAAATCAAGCAAATCGGCGCCGGCATGTATGG CCAAGTCTTCAAGGCTAGAGAAATCAGAACTGGTGAAATTGTTGCTTTGAAAAGGATACGTATGGATAATGAAAAAGAAGGG TTTCCTATTACAGCAATTCGGGAAATTAAGCTTCTGAAGAAGCTTCATCATGAAAATATTATTAAGCTGAAAGAGATTGTAACTTCTGCAG GTCCTGAAAAGAATGATCAAGAGAATCAAG ATAGTAAAAAGCTTGAGGGTGGCATCTATATGGTTTTTGAGTATATGGATCATGATTTGACAGGCCTTGCTGATCGTCCTGGAGTTAGATTTTCAATTCCCCAGATAAAG TGTTATATGAAGCAGTTGTTAACCGGGCTCCATTACTGTCATGTTAATCAAGTACTTCATCGCGACATGAAAG GTTCTAATCTTTTGTTAGATAATGAGGGAAAATTGAAGCTAGCAGATTTTGGGCTCGCAAAATCCTTTGCTACCAACCATGACGGGCAGCTTACAAATCGTGTTATTACCTTGTGGTATAG GCCCCCAGAGTTGCTGCTTGGAGCTACAAAGTATGGACCAGCTGTCGACATGTGGTCTGTTGGTTGCATCTTTGCTGAACTTCTGAATGGTTCGCCAATTTTGCAAGGAAGAACTGAA CCTGACCAACTGAACAAGATATTTGAGCTTTGTGGATCGCCTGATGAGAACAACTGGCCTGGTGtttcaaaatattatttttataacaaTTTCAAGCCACCAAGGCCCCTGAAGCGACGAGTCAGGGAACGTTTCAGACG TTTTGACTGCCATGCTCTTGATTTACTGGACCACTTGTTAACTCTTGATCCAAATCAG AGATGGTCTGCAAAGCAAGCACTGGATGCAGAGTATTTCTGGGTTGATCCTTTACCCTGTGATCCGAAGAG CCTGCCCAAGTATGAATCATCGCATGAGTTtgaaacaaagaaaaggaaGCAGGAACAGCGACAACTTGAAGAACAAAACAAGAGACCAAGATTACAACATGGTCGCCTGCCTCCCTATCAACATACAGAGCCTCATCAAATGAAAGATACACAGCCATCATTTTCTGCTGGACCTAGTCACCACCCCTATGGAAAGCATCCTGCTCCTTCTGGAGGTCCAAGCATGTACCCACCTAGGAATCAGAGTGGGGCTTACAACCCAAGCCGTGGAGGTCATGTTGGAGGATACAGTGGTGAACCATATCCACCTCAAGGACGGGCTCCACAATATAATGGCAGCAGTATGCCAGCTTCTGGTCCTAGAGGTCCCCCAGGTGGTTACGGAGTTGGTCCTCCTAACTATTCCCAAACTAGTCAGTATGGAGGTCCTGCTCCTGGTAGAGGTCTGAATAATCGGAGTCAACAGTATGGCCGACAGTGA